The following proteins are co-located in the Pedobacter frigiditerrae genome:
- a CDS encoding RagB/SusD family nutrient uptake outer membrane protein, which produces MKRIIFIIVLCAAFASCKKGTDFLDAKADTGETEATVFADSVKTMRFLTQIYSAVGYSFNKGRFSSHGNTEMATDDAEYAYSGVTQYTVIMYSGSLSPNTFWDRTTIPDFWGTPYANIRRVNLMLSKLPITPLNVATKKRITGELRYLRAWYYHFLLINFGGVPLEGDAVYGIEDVIDLPRSSFQATVDYITSELDAAAAILPLPNVPAPLGYQEQDYGRATRGACLALKSRVLLYAASPLFNGGAISSASAIAKPLVSYPTYSVSHWQKAADAALEVINSNYYALNEDNVTAPGFGFYNVFLRRVNTEYIFNFNRGNNRDMEVNYNPPSRGGAKNSTPTHQLAEAFPMRNGKAITDPTSGYDPANPYANRDPRFGYSIIYNQALYYSTSTSSKIAVNTYAGAATDGYTTNGTGPTTTGYYSRKMCDENISANSSFNTERGWPLIRYAEILLNYAEAINETGQTALAYPRLVAIRKRAGILPGADNLYGLKANMTVEEMRLVIQNERRIELMNEDHRWNDIRRWKIAVAVNNGFNKAINITRIGTTGSNYTYQVANTIRAHVFNEQHYLMPIPQSEVSKMPSMVQNPNY; this is translated from the coding sequence ATGAAAAGAATAATATTTATAATAGTTTTATGTGCTGCATTTGCATCATGTAAAAAGGGCACTGATTTTTTGGATGCCAAAGCTGATACTGGCGAAACTGAAGCAACTGTATTTGCCGACAGCGTTAAAACCATGCGCTTTTTAACTCAAATTTACAGTGCTGTTGGTTATAGTTTTAATAAAGGTAGGTTTAGTAGCCATGGTAATACCGAAATGGCAACAGATGATGCTGAATACGCCTATTCTGGTGTAACACAATATACAGTTATTATGTACAGTGGTTCCCTTTCTCCAAATACATTTTGGGATAGAACAACCATCCCAGATTTTTGGGGAACACCTTACGCAAACATTAGAAGAGTAAATTTGATGCTTTCTAAATTGCCAATCACACCGCTAAATGTAGCCACTAAAAAAAGAATTACTGGCGAATTAAGGTATTTGAGAGCTTGGTATTATCATTTCTTGTTGATTAATTTTGGTGGCGTTCCGCTAGAAGGTGATGCAGTTTACGGAATTGAAGATGTGATTGATTTGCCAAGATCTTCTTTTCAAGCAACTGTTGATTACATCACTTCAGAATTAGATGCTGCAGCTGCAATTCTGCCTCTTCCAAATGTGCCAGCACCCTTAGGTTATCAAGAACAAGATTATGGCAGAGCAACAAGAGGCGCTTGTTTAGCCTTAAAATCACGAGTGTTACTTTATGCTGCAAGTCCACTGTTTAACGGAGGAGCAATTTCATCAGCATCAGCAATAGCAAAACCTTTGGTAAGTTACCCAACCTACAGTGTTAGTCATTGGCAAAAAGCTGCCGATGCGGCCCTAGAAGTAATTAACTCTAATTATTATGCTTTAAATGAAGATAACGTTACAGCACCAGGTTTTGGCTTTTATAATGTGTTTTTAAGAAGGGTAAATACCGAGTATATCTTTAATTTCAACAGAGGAAATAATAGGGATATGGAGGTTAATTACAATCCACCAAGCAGAGGAGGAGCGAAAAACTCAACACCAACCCATCAACTGGCAGAGGCTTTTCCAATGAGAAATGGCAAGGCAATTACAGATCCAACTTCTGGTTATGATCCTGCAAATCCTTATGCTAATCGCGACCCAAGGTTTGGCTATTCGATTATTTATAATCAAGCTTTATATTATAGCACTTCTACGAGTTCTAAAATAGCAGTTAACACGTATGCCGGTGCAGCTACAGATGGTTATACCACAAATGGAACAGGGCCAACAACTACAGGTTATTATTCTCGTAAAATGTGCGATGAAAATATTTCTGCTAATAGTTCATTCAACACCGAAAGAGGTTGGCCGCTAATTCGTTACGCAGAGATTTTATTAAACTATGCTGAGGCTATTAATGAAACAGGTCAAACTGCTTTAGCATATCCACGATTGGTAGCCATTAGAAAACGTGCTGGAATTTTGCCAGGAGCTGATAATTTATATGGCTTAAAAGCAAACATGACCGTTGAGGAAATGCGTTTGGTTATTCAAAACGAGCGTAGAATAGAATTGATGAATGAAGACCACCGTTGGAATGACATTAGACGTTGGAAGATTGCTGTTGCCGTAAACAATGGTTTTAATAAGGCCATCAATATTACTAGAATTGGTACTACAGGATCTAATTACACTTATCAAGTTGCAAACACAATAAGGGCACACGTATTTAATGAACAACATTATTTAATGCCAATTCCACAATCAGAGGTGTCAAAAATGCCTTCTATGGTTCAAAACCCTAATTACTAA
- a CDS encoding TonB-dependent receptor, whose translation MKHIYKYLIALLLLFTSTFVMAQNQVVTGIVTDEGGGVAGASVKEKGLQSNGVSTDNNGKFSITLKGNSKTLIVSYIGMLTQEVEVGSKTSVNIRLLEDAKGLDQVVVVGYGKQKKITLTGSISTVSGAEIRQNPSASLQNTLVGRLPGFFSQQRSGAPGADGATFFIRGVSSYNGGSTTPLIIVDDIEYSPEQFAAIDANEVENISILKDAATTAIYGIKGANGVLVVTTRRGKVGPPQITYRNEFSVMKPTVMPEFLDSYETAVLYNKARANDGLPVRFTADDLQKYKDGSDPYGHPNNDWKDILFKDYSKQAKGNFDITGGTEKVKYFVSAGFLFQDGMLKNYGKDQGVNSNFYYTRYNYRSNLDIKATKTLDLRVDLYGNLGVTNTNNIGSAFGYNDIFYDYVSFLSLAPFNYPVYNPDGSYGYSKWQRDENPNYNQNNIVGRITHYGYNRRYGNNMNLVANATQKLDFLTEGLSLKGVLSYASTYDYTRSMTRDQFPSFIYDPTAKAYEPRDPNIYRVRRYFIGYGSGNTIRNLTTQIILNYDRSIGNHHFYGTALTNLNSVIRFNSNAVYNFVPNNFKGYTGRVGYDYADKYLFQFNAGYNGSDRFVSGKKYGFFPAASAGWVISNEKFWKDNVKVIDYLKFRGSYGIVGNDRIGDNFSYSYQQNYNNGNGASFGYSDNTQTGFVEGTLANNNVTWEKEKKADVAMEFGLFKSKLTGSVDLFYNVRSDILTTRGTVSSIFGVGLPPVNLGEVENKGGEIELNYKDQIGNVTFGVRANYSLAKNKIIYQDEPNAAYPYQAFTGNSIGQILTYKFIGFYTSAADIAASPKTPIAPRVGDLKYEDMNGDGKIDTYDQSINGFPNLPNSNYGLELRAGYKGFGISLLFQAATNFNVRGVAEAIQAFSSNLTEVHQNSWTPELGDNAQYPLLSFTPGLSSPAAYPSTFWFVSGNYLRLKNAEINYSFGKKITQKLNVQNLRAYVNGYNLVTWSNLNKRYQFDPESNSGADRIKYPPQQMINLGLSVTF comes from the coding sequence ATGAAACATATATATAAATATTTAATTGCACTACTGTTGTTGTTTACATCAACATTTGTAATGGCACAAAACCAAGTGGTAACTGGTATCGTTACTGATGAAGGCGGTGGTGTTGCTGGTGCATCGGTTAAAGAAAAAGGGCTCCAAAGTAATGGGGTTTCTACAGATAACAACGGAAAATTTTCAATTACATTAAAAGGAAACAGTAAAACCCTGATTGTATCATACATAGGGATGCTAACACAAGAAGTAGAAGTGGGCTCAAAAACCTCAGTTAACATTCGTTTGTTAGAAGATGCTAAAGGACTGGATCAAGTAGTTGTTGTTGGTTATGGTAAGCAGAAGAAGATTACTTTAACAGGATCAATCAGTACGGTTTCTGGTGCAGAAATTCGTCAAAACCCTTCTGCAAGTTTGCAAAATACATTGGTGGGTAGATTACCAGGGTTTTTCTCTCAACAACGATCAGGTGCTCCTGGCGCTGATGGGGCAACCTTTTTTATTCGTGGTGTAAGTTCTTATAATGGAGGTTCTACAACACCCCTTATCATTGTAGATGACATTGAATATAGCCCTGAACAATTTGCTGCAATTGATGCAAATGAAGTAGAAAATATCAGTATTTTAAAGGATGCTGCTACCACTGCAATTTATGGTATTAAAGGAGCAAACGGCGTTTTAGTAGTAACCACTAGGAGAGGTAAGGTAGGTCCGCCTCAAATTACTTACCGCAATGAGTTTAGTGTAATGAAACCTACTGTGATGCCAGAGTTTTTAGACTCTTATGAAACAGCAGTATTATACAATAAAGCAAGAGCTAACGATGGTTTGCCTGTTAGATTTACAGCAGATGATTTACAAAAATATAAAGATGGAAGTGATCCTTATGGGCATCCAAATAACGATTGGAAAGACATTCTTTTTAAGGATTACAGTAAGCAGGCAAAAGGAAATTTTGATATCACAGGAGGAACAGAAAAAGTTAAGTATTTCGTGTCGGCGGGTTTTCTTTTCCAAGACGGAATGCTGAAGAACTATGGAAAAGATCAAGGTGTAAATTCTAATTTTTATTACACCAGATATAATTACAGATCTAACTTGGATATTAAAGCTACTAAAACGTTAGACCTAAGGGTAGATTTATACGGAAACCTCGGCGTAACCAATACCAACAACATAGGGAGTGCATTTGGTTACAATGATATTTTTTACGATTATGTAAGTTTCTTATCATTAGCACCATTTAATTATCCAGTTTACAATCCAGATGGTAGTTACGGTTATAGTAAATGGCAGAGAGATGAAAATCCTAACTACAATCAGAATAATATAGTTGGTAGGATTACCCATTATGGATATAACCGTAGGTATGGTAACAATATGAATTTAGTTGCCAATGCTACACAAAAATTAGATTTTTTAACAGAAGGTTTATCATTAAAAGGCGTATTGTCTTATGCGAGTACTTATGATTATACCAGAAGTATGACTCGTGATCAATTTCCTTCTTTTATTTACGATCCTACTGCAAAAGCTTATGAGCCTCGTGATCCAAATATTTACAGGGTTCGTCGTTACTTTATTGGCTATGGATCTGGAAATACGATTAGAAATTTAACAACTCAAATCATCTTAAACTACGATAGAAGTATAGGGAATCATCATTTTTATGGTACAGCATTAACAAATCTAAATTCTGTAATTAGGTTTAACTCTAATGCAGTTTACAATTTTGTGCCTAATAACTTTAAAGGTTACACAGGTAGGGTTGGTTATGATTATGCTGATAAATATTTATTCCAGTTTAATGCAGGTTACAATGGTTCAGACCGTTTTGTAAGTGGTAAAAAATATGGTTTCTTTCCTGCGGCATCTGCCGGATGGGTTATTTCTAACGAGAAATTCTGGAAAGACAATGTAAAAGTTATTGATTATTTAAAGTTTAGGGGTTCTTATGGTATTGTGGGTAATGATCGCATCGGTGATAACTTCAGTTACTCTTATCAACAAAACTACAACAATGGAAATGGTGCTTCTTTTGGGTATTCAGACAATACACAAACCGGATTTGTTGAAGGTACTTTGGCAAACAACAATGTGACCTGGGAAAAAGAAAAGAAAGCAGACGTTGCAATGGAGTTTGGTTTATTTAAAAGTAAACTAACAGGTTCTGTAGATTTGTTTTATAATGTGAGAAGTGATATTTTAACAACTAGAGGTACTGTTTCATCTATTTTTGGTGTGGGCTTGCCTCCAGTAAACTTAGGTGAAGTAGAGAACAAAGGGGGTGAGATAGAATTAAATTATAAGGATCAAATTGGAAATGTAACTTTTGGTGTTAGGGCCAACTACTCATTGGCTAAAAATAAAATCATCTATCAAGATGAGCCAAATGCAGCGTACCCTTATCAAGCATTTACAGGTAATAGCATCGGACAAATTTTAACCTACAAATTTATTGGTTTTTACACCTCGGCAGCAGATATCGCAGCAAGTCCGAAAACCCCAATTGCACCAAGAGTTGGAGATTTAAAGTATGAAGACATGAACGGCGATGGTAAGATTGATACTTATGATCAGTCTATCAATGGTTTTCCTAACTTACCTAACTCGAATTATGGCTTAGAGTTAAGAGCTGGCTATAAAGGTTTTGGAATAAGTTTGTTATTTCAAGCAGCTACGAACTTTAATGTAAGGGGAGTTGCAGAAGCTATTCAAGCATTTAGTTCTAACTTAACTGAGGTTCATCAAAATTCATGGACACCAGAACTGGGAGATAATGCACAATACCCTTTGCTATCTTTCACGCCAGGTTTAAGTAGTCCGGCAGCTTATCCATCAACATTTTGGTTTGTTTCTGGAAATTATTTAAGGTTAAAAAATGCCGAAATCAATTACAGCTTTGGTAAGAAAATTACTCAAAAGCTAAATGTTCAAAATTTAAGAGCTTATGTAAACGGATATAACTTGGTTACGTGGTCTAACTTAAATAAAAGATATCAGTTTGACCCTGAATCTAACTCTGGTGCTGATCGAATAAAATATCCGCCTCAACAGATGATCAATTTAGGCTTAAGTGTTACATTTTAA